One window from the genome of Thermaerobacter marianensis DSM 12885 encodes:
- a CDS encoding Asp23/Gls24 family envelope stress response protein — MEVVALVGPSGTGKSHRAAAVAREIDADALIDDGLLIRESRIVAGVSAKREATKIGAIRRALFVDPAHRDEVRRALAEVRPRRVLILGTSRDMVDRIAATLGLPAPARYIAIEEVATPAEIRRAQLIRRTQGRHVIPAPTFEVKRSFSGYLLDPLRLFYRGKNRSPAGPGQVIEKTMVRPTYSSLGRFFITRQVVGQIAAYAAGRVSGVTEVLRAAVADREEGVAITLEVAVAPGRPLRAVLASAQRQALQAVEHMTALHVVTLDVVARRLALPGTARVGGPGATGTGGSGVGGRRDSGRGERPENPDSLRGSSGETAIMDA; from the coding sequence GTCGTCGCCCTGGTGGGGCCCAGCGGCACCGGCAAGAGCCACCGGGCCGCCGCCGTGGCCCGCGAGATCGACGCCGACGCCTTGATCGACGACGGGCTCTTGATCCGGGAGAGCCGGATCGTGGCCGGGGTGTCGGCCAAGCGGGAAGCCACCAAGATCGGCGCCATCCGCCGGGCCCTGTTCGTGGACCCCGCCCACCGGGACGAGGTCCGCCGCGCCCTGGCGGAGGTCCGGCCGCGGCGGGTGCTGATCCTGGGCACCTCGCGGGACATGGTGGACCGCATCGCCGCCACCCTGGGCCTTCCCGCCCCCGCCCGCTACATCGCCATCGAAGAGGTGGCCACGCCGGCGGAGATCCGCCGCGCCCAGCTGATCCGCCGGACCCAGGGGCGCCACGTGATCCCCGCCCCCACCTTCGAGGTGAAGCGCAGCTTCTCCGGCTACCTGCTGGATCCTTTGCGCCTGTTCTACCGCGGGAAGAACCGGTCCCCGGCGGGTCCCGGCCAGGTGATCGAGAAGACCATGGTCCGCCCGACCTACAGCTCCCTGGGCCGGTTCTTCATCACCCGCCAGGTGGTGGGGCAGATCGCCGCCTACGCGGCGGGCCGGGTCAGCGGGGTGACGGAGGTGCTGCGGGCGGCGGTGGCGGACCGGGAGGAGGGGGTGGCCATCACCCTGGAGGTGGCGGTGGCGCCGGGCCGTCCCCTGCGGGCGGTGCTGGCCTCGGCCCAACGCCAGGCCCTGCAGGCGGTGGAGCACATGACGGCCCTGCACGTGGTGACCCTGGACGTGGTGGCGCGCCGGCTGGCCTTGCCCGGGACGGCGCGGGTCGGCGGGCCCGGGGCGACGGGCACGGGCGGCTCGGGGGTGGGAGGGCGGCGGGACTCCGGGAGGGGAGAGCGGCCCGAGAACCCCGATTCCCTCAGGGGATCTTCCGGAGAAACTGCTATCATGGACGCGTAG